CAGACTACAAATAATAGAGGTAGATCCTAAACCAATATCTCGAGCAACTATTTTTGCAACAGATATAGGATGAGTTATAAATAGATCGCCCGATTTTCTTCTTGTGTCACTATGTGCTTTTATTGCCAAGTTGAAAGCTGCTCTAATACGCTTTTTTTCTTGAGTGTTGATATTAGGATTTAAATTGCGAATCAACGACCTATATTGATTAATAATAATTTTTTTTTCTATTTGTTCATTATTATTTTTCATGCTTTATTTAGATAAAATTGATTACTTAATCAATAACTTTATTTCTAACTTCTCCAAATCCAATTTTCACGTCTTTATTTTTAGCAAATCCTTTCATTATAACTGTGTCATTATTTAATAAAAATTTTCGTATTGTTCCATTATTTAATTTTATTTCTTGTGTCCCAGCCCAGGATAGTTCTAACATAGATCCAAACTCACTTTTATCTGGACCAGATATTGTTCCTGAAGCCATCATATCTCCAGCTTTAATATTGCATCCGTTAATTGTATGGTGAGCCAGTTGTTGACACATATTCCAATACATATATTTAAAGTTTGAGGATGAAACCTTAGTTGGAGATTCATTATTAGGCTGAATAAAAACGTCAAGTTTAATATCATAGTTTTTAGGACCTGTAAATTTTAAATATGAAGTTACCTCTGGTTTTTGTTCTTCTCCATAAATTTTAAATGCTTCTAAAGCATCTAGAGTTACAATCCAAGGAGAAATACTAGATGCGAAACTTTTACCTAAAAATGGACCTAAAGGGACGTATTCAAACTTTTGAATATCTCTGGCTGACCAGTCATTAAAAAGACATAGGCCAAAAATATAATTTTCTGCTTCTGAAGTGGAAATAGATTGCCCCAAGGGTTTTCCTTCACCAGTAATAAATCCCATTTCCAATTCAAAATCTAATAATCTTGTTGGAGATAAAGTTGTTTGATTAGTTGATTTGTCAATTATTTGACCTGACGGTCTTTTTACATTTGTTTCAGAAATTATAATTGAGGATGATCTCCCATGGTATCCTACAGGGATATGTAGCCAATTTGGTAATAATGCATTTTCTGGATCTCGAAACATTTTGCCTACATTTGTTGCATGATCTTTACTTGAGTAAAAATCCGTATAATCACCAATATTGACCGGTTTTATTAGTTGAATATTTTCGAGCTTAAATAGTGTTTGTTCTTTATGGATAAGATTATGTTGTAACTCAGTATTGTTGATATCAAATATTGTGGCTATTTCATCTCGAACTTCTCTCCATATTTTCTTTCCTTGCTTTAAAAATTTATTTAAACTTTTATGAAAAGTTTTGGGAATTAATTTTGTTTCTTTAAAATATCCAAGTTCTTCTAGTTTAGTTAAACTTATAACAGTGTCTCCAATAATTGAAGCTAAATGTATTTCGTTATTATTCAGTTTAAATGCACCAAAGGGAATATTTTGAATTGGAAAATCTGAATCATCATTATATTTGATCCAGGATTTTCTATTAATGTCATTTGCTTTTATCATCCTATTATTATTTTAATGAAAATAAATATATTTAAATTTTATTTGAATATCGAAAATTATGAAAAACTTAGATAAAGATATCTTTTCTTTAATTGAAAATGAACAAAAGCGTCAAATTCAAGGAATTGAATTAATAGCTTCAGAGAATTATGTTAGTCAAAATGTGTTAGATGCAGCAGGTTCAATTTTAACCAATAAATATGCTGAAGGATATCCCGGTAGAAGATATTATGGTGGATGTCATATTGTTGATAAGATTGAAAATGAAGCAATTAAAAGGTTAAAGATTTTATTTAATGCTGAATATGCAAATGTGCAACCTCACTCAGGTTCTCAAGCAAATAGTGCAGTTTATTTAGCATGTTTACATCCAGGAGACAAAATCCTTGGTTTTGACTTATCTCATGGTGGGCATTTAACACATGGTTCGCCTGTCAATTTTTCAGGAAAATTATATAAACCTTATTTTTATGGTGTAAGTAAAGAAACTGGACTAATTAATTATGCTCAATTAAAAGAAACTGCTCTCAAAGAGATGCCTAAAATGATTATTTGCGGTGCATCTGCCTACTCAAGAGATTGGGATTATTCGTTTTTTAGGAAGTTAGCTGATGAAATTGGAGCAATTTTATTAGCTGACATTTCACATCCATCAGGATTAATTGCTAAGGGCTTGTTAAATGATCCTCTCGATTTTTGTGATATAATTACTACAACTACTCATAAAACTCTAAGAGGTCCACGTGGTGGTGTAATAATGATGAAAAAAGATTTTGAAAACCCTTGGAAACGAACAAACAAAAAAGGTGATCTTTTGATGATGTCAACAATTTTAAATTCTGCAGTTTTTCCAGGTTCTCAAGGAGGTCCATTAGAACATATTATTGCAGCTAAAGCAGTTGCCTTTAGAGAGGCATTACAAGATGATTTTTTTCAATATATGGTTAGGGTTCAAAAAAATGCAAAAAGATTATCAGATGGTTTATCTTCTTTAGGTTATGATATTGTATCAAATGGAACAGATAACCATTGTATTTTAATTGATTTAAGGTCTAAAAATATTACAGGCAAGGATGCGGAATATGCTCTTGGTATGGCAGATATTACTGTAAATAAGAATATGGTTCCCTTTGACACTATGTCTCCATTTATTACTTCAGGTATTAGAATTGGTTCAGCAGCAATTACTACAAGAGGAATGCAAGAAAACGATATGGATAAAGTTGTAGAGTATATTGATGAAGCAATTACGCTATTTCAAAACAAAAAAACCTTAAGTGATTTATGTAAAAATATTAATACATTTATGAAGCAGTTTCCAATTTTTAAATATTAATAATTATGAAGTGTGGTATAGTTGGACTACCTAACGTAGGCAAATCAACATTGTTTAATTGTTTATCAAGTGCAAGAGCAATGGCAGCAAATTATCCTTTTGCAACAATAGAACCAAATGTTGGTATTATTCCCGTTCCAGATAAGAGATTGGATCAATTAGCAGATTTAATAAAGCCTCAAAATGTGCAACCTGCAATAATTGAGATTGTAGATATTGCGGGCCTTGTTAAAGGGGCTAGTAAAGGAGAAGGTTTGGGTAATAAATTCTTAGCTAATATTAGAGAAACTAATGCAATTATTCATGTTTTACGTTGTTTTGAAGACACAAATATTACACATGTTGATGGTTTGATAGACCCAGTGAGTGACAAAGAAACTGTTGAACTAGAATTACAACTAAAAGATTTAGAGACTCTTGAGAAAAAGAAAGACAGTCTAAAACGTCTTGCAGCTTCTGGTGATAAAAATGCTAAAAAAGATGTTGATATTATAAATCTGTATTACAATCATTTATTATCAGGTAATTCTGCGAGAACTTTGGATGTGGTAAATGATGACTGTGTTGTCGATTTAAACTTACTAACTAATAAACCAGTCTTATATGTTTGTAATGTTGATGAAGCATCAATAAAAGGTAATACTTTCACCAAAATGGTTGAGCAATCAATTTCTAATGATGTTGCAGAAATATTAATTATTTCTGCTGCAATAGAAGCGGATATTAATGAACTTGAATCATCTTCTGATAAAAAAGAATTTTTAAATGAAATTGGATTAGAAGAACCAGGCGTAAATAAAATTATTCGTTCTGCATATTCTTTATTGGGATTGCAAACTTTTTTTACCGCAGGAGAGAAAGAGGTTCGTGCATGGACTATTAAACAAGGAGCATTTGCTCCACAAGCTGCCGGAGTAATTCACTCAGATTTCGAAAAAGGCTTTATTAGAGCCGAAGTTATTTCTTATGAAGACAGACTAGCTTATGAAACTGAGCATGCTTGTAGAGAAGCTGGTAAAATTGCAATCGAAGGTAAAAACTATCTTGTGAAAGATGGTGATGTAATTCATTTTAGATTTAATGTATAATAATCTTTATTGTTTTCATTGTTAATAAGTTTTAAATGTTCCATGTATGTTTAATTTTTATTCTTTTGTAGATTTAAATCTATATTTATAATAATTCATAAATTTCAATGCCTCAACATCAATATACAGAACAAAGTATTAAATCACTTGATTGGAAAGAGCATATTCGTATGCGTCCAGGTATGTATATTGGAAAACTCGGTGATGGAAATTCTCATGATGATGGCATTTATGTTTTACTAAAAGAGGTACTAGATAATTCCATGGATGAGTTTGTAATGGGGTTTGGTAAAACAATTGATGTAAGTGTGAGAGGGCAAAAGGTAATTGTAAGAGACTATGGAAGAGGAATTCCACTTGGTAAGGTAATTGATTGTGTATCAAAAATTAATACCGGTGGTAAGTATGACACAAAAGCCTTTAAAAAGGCAGTAGGTTTGAATGGTGTAGGAACTAAAGCTGTAAACGCATTATCAGAATATTTTAAAATCCAAAGCAATAGAGATAAGAATACAAAGCTTGCTGAATTTGAGCGTGGAAAGATAGTCAATGATGCTCAAATTACCGAAACTTCTCAAAGAAATGGTACAAGGGTTGCATTCATTCCTGACACAAATATATTTGGTCAGTTTCGATTTTTAGATGATCATATTGTAAGTATGATTTGGAATTATGTTTATTTAAATCCTGGTTTAACAATTGTTTATAATGGTGATAAGTTTTTTTCTGAAAATGGTTTACATGATTTATTAACTGCAAATATTGAGTCTAAATTGAATTATCCAATAATTCATTTAAAAGGTGAAGATATTGAAATAGCTTTAAGTCACTCAATTCAAAAATATGGTGAAACATACTTTTCTTTTGTAAATGGACAACACACTGCTCAAGGTGGCACTCACCAATCAGCATTAAGAGAGAGTATTGTTAAAACTATTAGAGAATTTTATAAAAAAAATTATGATGCTTCTGATATTAGACAATCAATTATTGCTGCAATAAGTATTAAAGTTATGGAGCCAGTCTTTGAGTCACAAACAAAAACTAAATTAGGTTCTGCTGATATGGGGGGGGCTTTACCTACTATAAGAACATATGTAAATGATTTTATTAAGACAAGTTTAGATAATTTTCTTCATAAGAATCCTGAGTTATCAGATTTGTTGCATAAAAAAATCCAACAATCTGAACGTGAAAGGAAGGAATTGTCCGGTATTAAAAAAATCAGCCGAGAAAGAGCTAAGAAAGCCAATTTGCATAATCGTAAATTAAGAGATTGTAAAATCCATTATAATAATTTAAAACAAGACAGAAGACTTGAAACAACCATTTTTATTACTGAGGGTGATTCTGCTAGTGGTTCAATAACAAAATCTAGGGATGTCCAAACCCAGGCTGTTTTCAGTTTAAAGGGAAAACCATTGAATTCTTATGGTTTAACAAAAAGAATAGTTTATGAAAATGAAGAGTTTAATCTATTGCAAAATGCTTTAAATATTGAGGAGGATTTGGATAATTTGAGATATAATAATATTGTAATCGCAACAGATGCGGATGTAGATGGTATGCATATAAGACTTCTTTTAATTACATTTTTTCTACAATTTTTTCCTGATTTAATTAAAGAAAAGCATTTATATATTTTACAAACTCCTTTGTTTAGAGTTCGTAACAAAAAGGCAACAATTTATTGTTATGATGAAAAAGAGAAAAAAGAAGCTGAGGATAAATTAAATGGTAATCTTGAAGTTACAAGATTTAAAGGTCTAGGAGAAATTTCCCCTTCCGAATTTAAAGCATTTATTGGACCTGATATGAGACTTGACCCAGTTGTTTTAAAAGGGGAAACAATTGATGATTTATTAAAATTTTACATGGGAAAAAATACACCAGATAGACAAAGCTTTATAATTGATAATTTAAAAGTTGATGATACTTTAAATGAAAATTAATGATGGATAATGAAAATATAGTTGAATTTTCAAATAATGATGATATGTTGGTTAAACTAGTCCCCATTTCTGAAATGTATAAGGGTTGGTTTTTAGACTACGCTTCTTATGTTATTCTTGAAAGATCAGTTCCTCTAATTTACGATGGTTTAAAGCCTGTTCAACGTAGAATACTTCATTCTTTAAGAGAGCTTCATGATGGTAGATATCATAAGGTGGCAAATATAATTGGTAATACAATGAAGTATCATCCTCATGGTGATGCTTCAATTGGCGATGCACTTGTAAAAGTAGGTCAAAAAGAACTCCTTATTGATATGCAGGGGAACTGGGGAAATATTACTACAGGTGATAGAGCTGCTGCCCCTAGATATATTGAGGCTAGATTAACAAAATTTGCATTAGATGTAGTATTTAGTCCAAAAGTAACAGATTGGCAATCTTCATATGATGGTCGTACTAAAGAACCAACTTCTTTACCAATTAAATTTCCTCTTCTTTTAAATCAAGGTGCAGAAGGAATTGCTGTTGGTCTCTCTACCAAAATTTTACCACATAATTTTATTGAATTAATTGATGCTTCTATATCTATCCTAAAAGGCAAGGGGAAACGTATTTTTCCTGATTTTTTAACTGGCGGTGTTGCAGATTTTTCTGATTATAACGATGGAAAAAGAGGAGGAAAGGTAGTTGTTAGAGCTAAAATTATTAATTCTGAATCTAATGTTTTAAAAATAAATGAGATTCCTTACAATACTACTACTACTAGTTTAATTGAATCAATTTTAAGAGCAAACGAAAAAGGTAAAATAAAAATTAAAAAGATTGAAGACAATACAGCTGAAAATGTTGAGATTTTAATTTATTTACCCTCTGGTGTATCTGTTGATAAAACAATAGATGCTTTATATGCATTTACAGATTGTCAAGTTTCGATTTCACCTCTTTCTTGTGTGATTTTAAATGATAAGCCCGTCTTTTTGGGTGTTAGTGAAATCTTAAAAATATCAACAGATAATACTAAGAATATTTTACTTAAAGAACTCCAAATTAAATTATCAGAATTAGAAGATAGGTGGCAATTTTTATCTCTTGAGCGGATTTTTATTGAAAATAGAATTTATAGAAAGATTGAAGAGTTAACCTCTTGGGATGAAGTAATTCAAGTTATATATAATTCCATAATTCCTTATGAAAAAACATTAATAAGAAAGGTTACTAATGATGATATTGTTCAATTGACTGATATTAAAATTAAAAAAATCACAAGATATGATTTAAATAAAGAACAAGAAAAGATCAAATCTATTGAGTCATTAATTAAAATCACTAAAGAAAACATCCAAAATATTACAGAATATTCAATTAGTTATTTCAAAAATATTAAGAAGGACCATAGTAATGGAAAACAAAGAAAAACCGAAATTAGGATCTTTGATAAGATTATAGCAACAAAAGTAGCTATTGCTAATCAAAGGTTATATGTTAATAGAAAAGATGGCTTTGTTGGAACATCTTTAAGAAAAGATGAATTTGTTTGTGAATGTTCGGACATAGATAATTTAATTGTCTTTAAAAAAGATGGAAATATGGTTGTTACAAAAACAGCTAATAAATCTTTTGTTGGAAAAGATATTATTCATGTAGCTGTTTTTAAAAAAAATGATGAGAGAACAATATACAATATGATTTATCGTGATAATATTTCTAATAAAACATATGTTAAACGTTTTCCTGTTAAAGGTGTTACAAGAGATAAGCAGTATTTGCTTGCTGGTTCTGGAAAGTCAACAGTTTTATATTTTACAGCAAATAAAAATGGGGAAGCAGAAGTAGTTTCAATAATTTTACGGGCAAAGTCTAAATTGAAAAAATTAAAATTCGATATTGATTTTAAAGATATTTTGATTAAAAATAGATCAGTACGTGGAAATATAATAACTCAGCATAGCATTAATAGAGTTGAATTAAAAACTCAAGGAATATCTACTTTGTCAGGTAAAAAAATATGGTATGATAATTCAATTAATAGATTAAATGAAGATGAAAGGGGTGAGTTTTTAGGTGAGTTTATGGCTGATGATAAAATTATTATTGTTTCCTCATCTGGTTATTTTGATTTTGTATCTTATGACCTTTCTACCCACTTTCCAGAAGATATGGTATTAATAGAAAAATTTTCTTCAAATAAATCAATTACGGCAGTATATTTTTATGGCAGTAAAAATCAATTTTATATAAAAAGATTTACTCCTGAATTAAAAACAAAGAAAGTTTACTTTATTGATCAAGGCAAAGAAAGTTATTTAGAATTTATATGTTCTGATTCAAAACATGGATTAGAATTGTCATTTCTTAAGCCTAGAAATAAGAATGCTAGAGAAAATCAAATTATTAATCCAATAGATTTTATTTCTATTAAGGGAGTAGCAGCTGTAGGAAATCAATTATCAAAACACCCTGTAAAAAAGATTTCTAAAGTTAAATTAGAAAACATTGAGCATATTAATAGTGAAGTAGAAGATGTTAGTTTTTCTCATAATGATAAGAATGAAATAGATAATGTTAACAAGGATGATTTAAATTCGAAAGGTGGTCAAATACAGATGAATTTTTAATTTATTTGTATTTTATAACTTTTAAAAATGTATATTAAACTATAATTTTGATAAAATGGGTAGTAAAATTAAACAAAATATTATCGCACAAATTTATAAGTATTGTTTTGGCATTTTATGTTTACTGAGTTTTTCATTTCCTAGTTTAATACTTGGTCAACAAATTCCTTTACATAATCAGTATATTTATAATCCATTAATTATCAATCCCTCATTTGCAGGTGTCAGTGCGATTTCTTCTGTAAATTTAACTAGTAGAAGCCAATGGATAGGTTTTGCTGATGGCATTAATACAATTTCTTTGTCTGGTAACTATGCATTAAGTGAGACCCAAGGTGTAGGTGGTACTTTATTTCAAGATAATACTGGAGCAATTCGAATCACTGGTTTAGAGTTGGATTATTCTTTTAAATTTCCTTTAATTTCTGATTACAACCTTTCATTAGGTTTAGGCTTAGTTCCATATCAGTATTTGTACAATGCAGATTTAGTTAATCATAATATGGAAGGAAATTTAAATAGTGATCTCCAATATGATCCTGCTCTAGATAATTCAGAGAAAAAAACGAATTTAGATGCTAATTTTGGTTTATTTATTTATAATGACTTTTTATATGCAGGCTTTTCTGTATTAAATTTATTACAATCCTCTCCGTTATCAAATGTAGGTAATGGACCTCCCAATCAACTAGTTCGTCATGTATATGCTTTATTAGGTTATAATTATTTTAATACTAGTTCCAAGATTGGCTTAGAGCAAACTATTTTAATGCGTAACACCTCCTATTCGGGTGCACAATTTGATTTTAATATTAAGGCTAGCTTTAATGAACTTTTTTGGTTTTCTTGCGGCTATAGAACTAATAAAGAAGTATTAGCTGGATTTGGTGTAAAGTATGGTAGATTTGGTTTTGTTTATGCAATTGATATAAATAATGGACCGATTGGTCAATTTTCAAATTCTTCTCATGAGTTTGGACTTGTTTTTTACTTGAATAATACTAAGTTTTTCAATTGGAGTAATGATATCAATTTACAATATCAATAAGTTTCTAATCGATATCTAGGTTTTATATCAACTTTTAAATTCGTAAAATCTTTCATTTGATATTTGTAATGACCAGCAATTGCAATCATAGCACCATTATCTGTAGAGTATTCTTTTTTTGGTATATATATATATACTTTGTAGCGTTTTTTTAATAATAGTATTTCGTTTCTAAAACTTTGATTTGCAGCGACTCCACCAGAAATTGCGATGTTTTTTACATTGAATTTTT
The window above is part of the Flavobacteriales bacterium TMED191 genome. Proteins encoded here:
- the fahA gene encoding fumarylacetoacetase translates to MIKANDINRKSWIKYNDDSDFPIQNIPFGAFKLNNNEIHLASIIGDTVISLTKLEELGYFKETKLIPKTFHKSLNKFLKQGKKIWREVRDEIATIFDINNTELQHNLIHKEQTLFKLENIQLIKPVNIGDYTDFYSSKDHATNVGKMFRDPENALLPNWLHIPVGYHGRSSSIIISETNVKRPSGQIIDKSTNQTTLSPTRLLDFELEMGFITGEGKPLGQSISTSEAENYIFGLCLFNDWSARDIQKFEYVPLGPFLGKSFASSISPWIVTLDALEAFKIYGEEQKPEVTSYLKFTGPKNYDIKLDVFIQPNNESPTKVSSSNFKYMYWNMCQQLAHHTINGCNIKAGDMMASGTISGPDKSEFGSMLELSWAGTQEIKLNNGTIRKFLLNNDTVIMKGFAKNKDVKIGFGEVRNKVID
- a CDS encoding serine hydroxymethyltransferase, translating into MKNLDKDIFSLIENEQKRQIQGIELIASENYVSQNVLDAAGSILTNKYAEGYPGRRYYGGCHIVDKIENEAIKRLKILFNAEYANVQPHSGSQANSAVYLACLHPGDKILGFDLSHGGHLTHGSPVNFSGKLYKPYFYGVSKETGLINYAQLKETALKEMPKMIICGASAYSRDWDYSFFRKLADEIGAILLADISHPSGLIAKGLLNDPLDFCDIITTTTHKTLRGPRGGVIMMKKDFENPWKRTNKKGDLLMMSTILNSAVFPGSQGGPLEHIIAAKAVAFREALQDDFFQYMVRVQKNAKRLSDGLSSLGYDIVSNGTDNHCILIDLRSKNITGKDAEYALGMADITVNKNMVPFDTMSPFITSGIRIGSAAITTRGMQENDMDKVVEYIDEAITLFQNKKTLSDLCKNINTFMKQFPIFKY
- the ychF gene encoding redox-regulated ATPase YchF; translation: MKCGIVGLPNVGKSTLFNCLSSARAMAANYPFATIEPNVGIIPVPDKRLDQLADLIKPQNVQPAIIEIVDIAGLVKGASKGEGLGNKFLANIRETNAIIHVLRCFEDTNITHVDGLIDPVSDKETVELELQLKDLETLEKKKDSLKRLAASGDKNAKKDVDIINLYYNHLLSGNSARTLDVVNDDCVVDLNLLTNKPVLYVCNVDEASIKGNTFTKMVEQSISNDVAEILIISAAIEADINELESSSDKKEFLNEIGLEEPGVNKIIRSAYSLLGLQTFFTAGEKEVRAWTIKQGAFAPQAAGVIHSDFEKGFIRAEVISYEDRLAYETEHACREAGKIAIEGKNYLVKDGDVIHFRFNV
- a CDS encoding type IIA DNA topoisomerase subunit B, translating into MPQHQYTEQSIKSLDWKEHIRMRPGMYIGKLGDGNSHDDGIYVLLKEVLDNSMDEFVMGFGKTIDVSVRGQKVIVRDYGRGIPLGKVIDCVSKINTGGKYDTKAFKKAVGLNGVGTKAVNALSEYFKIQSNRDKNTKLAEFERGKIVNDAQITETSQRNGTRVAFIPDTNIFGQFRFLDDHIVSMIWNYVYLNPGLTIVYNGDKFFSENGLHDLLTANIESKLNYPIIHLKGEDIEIALSHSIQKYGETYFSFVNGQHTAQGGTHQSALRESIVKTIREFYKKNYDASDIRQSIIAAISIKVMEPVFESQTKTKLGSADMGGALPTIRTYVNDFIKTSLDNFLHKNPELSDLLHKKIQQSERERKELSGIKKISRERAKKANLHNRKLRDCKIHYNNLKQDRRLETTIFITEGDSASGSITKSRDVQTQAVFSLKGKPLNSYGLTKRIVYENEEFNLLQNALNIEEDLDNLRYNNIVIATDADVDGMHIRLLLITFFLQFFPDLIKEKHLYILQTPLFRVRNKKATIYCYDEKEKKEAEDKLNGNLEVTRFKGLGEISPSEFKAFIGPDMRLDPVVLKGETIDDLLKFYMGKNTPDRQSFIIDNLKVDDTLNEN
- a CDS encoding DNA gyrase/topoisomerase IV subunit A translates to MMDNENIVEFSNNDDMLVKLVPISEMYKGWFLDYASYVILERSVPLIYDGLKPVQRRILHSLRELHDGRYHKVANIIGNTMKYHPHGDASIGDALVKVGQKELLIDMQGNWGNITTGDRAAAPRYIEARLTKFALDVVFSPKVTDWQSSYDGRTKEPTSLPIKFPLLLNQGAEGIAVGLSTKILPHNFIELIDASISILKGKGKRIFPDFLTGGVADFSDYNDGKRGGKVVVRAKIINSESNVLKINEIPYNTTTTSLIESILRANEKGKIKIKKIEDNTAENVEILIYLPSGVSVDKTIDALYAFTDCQVSISPLSCVILNDKPVFLGVSEILKISTDNTKNILLKELQIKLSELEDRWQFLSLERIFIENRIYRKIEELTSWDEVIQVIYNSIIPYEKTLIRKVTNDDIVQLTDIKIKKITRYDLNKEQEKIKSIESLIKITKENIQNITEYSISYFKNIKKDHSNGKQRKTEIRIFDKIIATKVAIANQRLYVNRKDGFVGTSLRKDEFVCECSDIDNLIVFKKDGNMVVTKTANKSFVGKDIIHVAVFKKNDERTIYNMIYRDNISNKTYVKRFPVKGVTRDKQYLLAGSGKSTVLYFTANKNGEAEVVSIILRAKSKLKKLKFDIDFKDILIKNRSVRGNIITQHSINRVELKTQGISTLSGKKIWYDNSINRLNEDERGEFLGEFMADDKIIIVSSSGYFDFVSYDLSTHFPEDMVLIEKFSSNKSITAVYFYGSKNQFYIKRFTPELKTKKVYFIDQGKESYLEFICSDSKHGLELSFLKPRNKNARENQIINPIDFISIKGVAAVGNQLSKHPVKKISKVKLENIEHINSEVEDVSFSHNDKNEIDNVNKDDLNSKGGQIQMNF
- a CDS encoding type IX secretion system membrane protein PorP/SprF is translated as MGSKIKQNIIAQIYKYCFGILCLLSFSFPSLILGQQIPLHNQYIYNPLIINPSFAGVSAISSVNLTSRSQWIGFADGINTISLSGNYALSETQGVGGTLFQDNTGAIRITGLELDYSFKFPLISDYNLSLGLGLVPYQYLYNADLVNHNMEGNLNSDLQYDPALDNSEKKTNLDANFGLFIYNDFLYAGFSVLNLLQSSPLSNVGNGPPNQLVRHVYALLGYNYFNTSSKIGLEQTILMRNTSYSGAQFDFNIKASFNELFWFSCGYRTNKEVLAGFGVKYGRFGFVYAIDINNGPIGQFSNSSHEFGLVFYLNNTKFFNWSNDINLQYQ